TAAGCCAACTAAAAAAAATAAACGAAGTTCTTAAAACCCAGTTAAAAGTTACTAAAGTTGATGTTCCAACACTTGAAAAAGTTAATACAAGTGATGAAAATATTAATAAGCTTGCAGGCAATATCAAAATCATGTTGGTTGCAAACGGAAGTACTGATTTAGATGACCAAATAGTAAAGCTGGGAGAAGCAGTGGAAGACCTGAAAGGCAGACTGGATTACGGCTTAAACACCAATATTAATGAACGTACTATTGTAGGCGATGATCCGACAAACTCTTCTGAACGTTATTATGGCAACAATGACGTAACAGGACCAGATGCAGGTCATGGTTCGCATGTTGCCGGAATTATTGCGGCAGCAAGAAATAACAACATCGGTATTAACGGTGTTGCTGATCATGTTCAAATTATGGCTGTCAGAGCTGTTCCAAATGGAGACGAGCGAGACAAAGATGTGGCCAACGCTATCCGATATGCAGTTGATAATGGCGCAAAAGTTATTAATATGAGTTTTGGTAAATCATATGATTATGACAAGAAAGCTGTTGATGAAGCTGTAAAATATGCAGCTGAAAAGGATGTATTGCTTATCCATGCTGCAGGCAATGATGCAAAAAACAATGATACAACAGAAAACTTCCCTACCCGTAAATTTTTAAATGAAGGAAGTGCTCCAAACTGGATTGAGGTGGGAGCCTTATCTTGGAAAGGTGGCGAAGAGTCAGTTGCTGATTTTTCAAATTATGGCAAAAACACGGTTGATGTATTTGCACCGGGAGTAGATATCAACTCAACTGTCCCTTTTTCTAAATATAAAGTAAACAGTGGCACCAGCATGGCGGCTCCAGTAGTAGCAGGTATTGCTGCTGTGTTGCGTTCATACTTCCCTAAGTTAAGTGCTGTTCAGGTTAAGAATATAATTATTAATTCAACAGAGAAATTCCCTAAGTTAGCAGTAATCCCTCCGGGCGCTGAACCGGACGATAAGAAAACAGTGAGTTTTGGAGACCTTTCAATTACCGGTGGTGTAGTTAATTTATATAACGCCGTTTTGGAAGCTCAAAAAATAGCTAAGAAATAAGCTCAAAAGGTTATTCTGATAAAAGGAGATTTTCATTAAGAAGATCTCCTTTTTTAATTCTGTTAATTATTAACTTTTTAAAACCACAAATTAAGGCAGCATAAGAAACTGTAAAATTTTTCACAAAAGATTAATATTCAGCGTTTTTTTGATTAACTTATAGTAAATATTAAACGCTCTCTACTATGGTTACTCACGCTACTACATTAAAGT
Above is a window of Solitalea lacus DNA encoding:
- a CDS encoding S8 family peptidase, coding for MNKKLSYSLLLLLSSSAAFAQTLPQAPENWFNLDPKKDKVQGVSTEKTYKELLKGKKYQTTLVAVIDGGVDTTHEDLKSVLWKNKKEIAGNGVDDDKNGYVDDVYGWNFIGGKDGRNINHETMELTRLYAPLETKYKDAVPTSDVAKNAEYEKYLKLKKAYDKEFNETKQRYDTYTGFLSQLKKINEVLKTQLKVTKVDVPTLEKVNTSDENINKLAGNIKIMLVANGSTDLDDQIVKLGEAVEDLKGRLDYGLNTNINERTIVGDDPTNSSERYYGNNDVTGPDAGHGSHVAGIIAAARNNNIGINGVADHVQIMAVRAVPNGDERDKDVANAIRYAVDNGAKVINMSFGKSYDYDKKAVDEAVKYAAEKDVLLIHAAGNDAKNNDTTENFPTRKFLNEGSAPNWIEVGALSWKGGEESVADFSNYGKNTVDVFAPGVDINSTVPFSKYKVNSGTSMAAPVVAGIAAVLRSYFPKLSAVQVKNIIINSTEKFPKLAVIPPGAEPDDKKTVSFGDLSITGGVVNLYNAVLEAQKIAKK